The Selenomonadales bacterium genome contains the following window.
TAATCGCAGTAAAGGAAGGGGGAAGCGAACAGTGAAGTTTTCGATTGCACACTGCAACATCAATGTCTTGGACTTAGAGAAGAGCCTAAAGTTCTATAAAGAAGCGCTCGGTCTAGTTGAGGTCAGGCGAAAAGAAGCAAGCGACGGCAGCTTCGTGCTTGTATTTCTTGGCGACGAAACCAGTAATTTTCGCATCGAACTGACGTGGCTACGTGAACGAGAGACCCCATACAACCTTGGTGATAACGAGTCACATATTGCCTTTGAAGTTGACGACTACCCTGCCGCGCACGAACTCCACGCGCGGCTTGGCTGCATTTGTTACGAGAACACGGCCATGGGCCTATATTTCATTGAGGACCCCGATGGTTATTGGCTAGAGATTCT
Protein-coding sequences here:
- a CDS encoding VOC family protein is translated as MKFSIAHCNINVLDLEKSLKFYKEALGLVEVRRKEASDGSFVLVFLGDETSNFRIELTWLRERETPYNLGDNESHIAFEVDDYPAAHELHARLGCICYENTAMGLYFIEDPDGYWLEILPSKR